Proteins encoded within one genomic window of Canis lupus familiaris isolate Mischka breed German Shepherd chromosome 12, alternate assembly UU_Cfam_GSD_1.0, whole genome shotgun sequence:
- the LOC119876890 gene encoding cleavage and polyadenylation specificity factor subunit 5-like: MDQKEAYSKKSRNARLPGFNVEEGIQSLKGCVRTHTLERTINLYPLTNYTFGTKEPLYEKDSSVAARFQRMREEFDKIGMRRTVEGVLIVHEHQLPHVLLLQLGTTFFKLPGGELNPGEDEVEGLKRLMTEILGRQDGVLQDWVIDDCIGNWWRPNFEHPQYPYIPAHITKPKEHKKLFLVQLQEKALFAVPKNYKLVAAPLFELYDNAPGYGPIISSLPQLLSRFNFIYN, translated from the exons ATGGACCAAAAGGAGGCCTACagtaagaaaagtagaaatgCCAGATTGCCTGGATTTAATGTAGAGGAAGGAATTCAGAGTCTTAAG GGCTGTGTTAGGACCCACACCCTGGAACGCACCATCAACCTGTACCCTCTTACCAATTATACTTTTGGTACAAAAGAGCCCCTCTATGAGAAGGACAGCTCTGTTGCAGCCAGATTTCAGCGCATGAGGGAGGAATTTGATAAAATTGGAATGAGAAGAACTGTAGAAGGGGTTCTGATTGTACATGAGCACCAGCTACCACATGTGTTACTGCTACAACTGGGAACAACTTTCTTCAAATTACCTGGTGGTGAGCTTAACCCAGGAGAAGATGAAGTTGAAGGACTAAAACGCTTAATGACTGAGATACTGGGTCGTCAAGATGGAGTCCTGCAAGACTGGGTCATTGATGACTGCATTGGTAACTGGTGGAGACCAAACTTTGAACATCCTCAGTATCCATACATTCCTGCACATATTACAAAACCTAAGGAACATAAGAAGTTGTTTTTGGTTCAACTTCAAGAGAAAGCCTTGTTTGCAGTCCCTAAAAATTACAAGCTTGTAGCTGCACCGTTGTTTGAATTGTATGACAATGCCCCAGGATATGGACCCATCATTTCTAGTCTCCCTCAGCTTCTGAGCAGGTTCAATTTTATATACAACTGA